The DNA sequence ttttttttttattatatatacaaataagaaaaaaaaaaaaactttggaaAATGGTgtcagagagagaaaaaaaaaattatttttcaaatcttcaTTTTTCATTGGCAAAAGTTCCCCCAAAACAACTGTTTCTAATACTTTTAAGGTGATGTGATTTTCTAATCTGTTTTCCGAAGGCAGGGTAAGAAGGAATCTACATACTGCACCAATGAGTTGAAAAATAGTAAAGGTGAAACTAAAGCAAATAATGCAAAACCTACCTCCACTATTCGGATCAAGGTTTGCCATCACAGACCAATCCTTTGTATCGCTTTACATTCTTCAATGCTATAGACAAAGGAATCTATAGCATCTGAGCATTTGCATGGTGTTGACGAGGGTATAGGGAAAGCCAATGATTGTGGAGAAGAGAATGATCAGTAGCATAATATGGATTAAGCTAGTAATGATGCAGACATAGCGGGAACAACTTCTAGAGTCACTGATGAAACAAAGTGTTTTGTCATATATTGGGATGAGAATTGATGACTCAAAAGTAGTCTACTCTTTCTATAATGATTATGCCAATATTAGAGATTTTAGTGTTTGCATGCATTTGACAAATTATTTGAGGAAAATGGAGTCAGATGGATCAAGACAGGTTATGCCAAAGAGGTTCTTGTGCTATGAAGAAGGTTTTCAAAATGTAAATCGCAAGAATTAAAAGGGAAGAGAGGTACACCATCGAGAAGAGGTTAGGCTTGGTTGTCCTACATTTATTATGGTTAGAGCTAATTCTAATGGTTGGGTTATTGAAACTTTTGAGGCAAATTACAATCACCCATTGGTTTTTCTGCGCCAAATATTGAGACTATGATCACACCAACATTTATCAGCTGAAGTGAAATTGCTAGTTGATAATCTCTATAAAACTGGTTTAGGTCCTACACAAATTACTGATGTTATTGTATAAATCTTAAATAGTCAATGTAATATTGGTGTCTCATAGTGGATGCttaaaaattatatgaaaatagATGAAAGGCAAATGACTATGGAAGACTGCAATCTGTTTTAACCTATTTTGACTCCATCTAATTAAGGatctttgatttatttattccaTCAATGTATATAATAATGGGATGCTAAATGGAATTCACTGGGTTGATAGCAGAGCGAGGTCTACTAATGAATTGTTCGGTGATGTTGTGGTGTTGTCACAATGTACAAGGAGAACCGATATCGATGACCATTTTTTGTCATTCACATCCGTAAATAACTATGAGAAATCTATTTTATTTGGATGTGGTTCGATTGCCAATGAAACAAATGAGGCATTTGAGTGGTTGTCCAAGGCATGGATGAATGCAATAGAAGACAAAACACCAAATGCCATTACCAATGAGTTCACCGGTATTATATCTATTGTGGCAAGGGTTTTTCCTGATGCAGTACATCGATTTTGCTCATGGCACGTCACAAGACATGCCCTACAATATCTTCGTCCTTTATGGTATAGAAATCCTGGTTTTAAGATGAAATGGAATGAGTGCATCTATTGTACATGGACAGAGAACAATTTTCTTATATGATGGGAACCGATGATGGTAAAATATAACTTGAATGACAACTCCTGGTTGAGTAATAAGTTTTCCCAAAAGGAGCATTTGGTGCCATGTaatttgaacatttttttttgttggttaatTAACTAAGTATAATTCTAATAATTTTTACAAGCATGCAAAATAAATGTTTTATTTCAAATCACCCAGGGCAGTTGCCAGTTTTCATTGTTCATACAAACACTATGAGAATTCATCACAACCAAAATTGAAACTATTTTCATTCATCACCAAGTATTATTAAATATGTCATCGGGAGATCAATCTGTGGCTCGGCCCCTACTTCTTAACCTATCGATTTAGTTGTTAATTTAAGCTTGCTATGTCATTTTCTCATTACTTTGTCTTCATTCTTATCTCTATTTTCCCCACTTTTAAAGCAAAAGTAATATATCCTTTGAGAGGGTTGCCTCATATGGCCTATGTGCTAATATGTTTCATTATTGGATACGAGCTGTTTAATAATTTATAGGTTGTAAGGTGTTTTATCATTGCATATGAATTTGATGCATGGAAATTAGATTTTGCCTTTTGGTTCTGCAAGATTCACCAAGTTTTCAGAGAGAAAAATCGAACCTTGGCAGAGAGGGGTTAATTGAGCACTTGCAGAGGTGAGAGGGGTTGACCGAGCACAAGGCTTCACATGAGAAGGCGTGAGGTTGATCGAGAGGTagctttttccttctcttctacGTGATGTTTTTCTTCGAATAGTAAGAACAGAGAGGCACAAAAGTTCAAAGGCGGATCCCAATTGAACCAAGCTTTAGAGGAGCAAAGAAAGGGGAGTAGGGCTCCTCTCTTGTGAGGGCTGggggagagatagagagaactGAGCAAAGGCTGACATGTCAGGGGTAGAGCATTAGTATTAAGTATTTTGAGGTTGTATGTCTTATAttatagttaattaaataaaggGTTGAGATTCAACAAGTCTAATTGGACGATCAATATTCGCTAGCTCACCTTATTCTTAGGTAACCTACTAACATGTCTAACCTTTTTCcaattaaataactaaataaatacaAGAGTGAAGAGAGTAAAAATGCATGTTTGGGCTTGTTGGGTGAGTTTAACGCTCTTATTGTGATCCCAATTGAATTCTGACTCTTAGGTGTATTTtgggaattttgaaattttatggggatttatctctctctctctctctctctctctcacacacacacacacacacacacacacatacacacacatccaaggATTTCTCTGGATTCCAAGCCTTTTCCATACCTCAAGAGTGAAGTGGGAACTTCAAGTGTGAAAAAATAAAGAGgagacacacacacatccaaggGTTTCTCTAGATTCCAAGCCTTTTCTATACCTCAAGAGTGAAGTAGGAACTTCAAGCGTTTAAAAATGAAGAGGACAAAAATGGATTTCTCTGGATTCTAGGCCTTTTCTATATCTCAAGGGTGAGGAATGAACTTCATGTGTGAAAAAACGAAAAGGACGAGGTATTTTGCGAATTACCAAGAAGGTGGGAGTGTGGGACCACTAGAGGAGATTTGGCGGCATGTCCAGGTCTCCTTGGATGGATCCACTAATGGGTTGGCATGTAGTAACCCCcgaatggcaaaaaaaaaaaaaaccatgattTGTTGGAAAACCAATTTATTGGCTAAAATTTGGACAACGATCTTTAGAGATCCAACAGTCAGATTTTAATAATTCATATATCTTTCGAAAGGTATTTGAGAGTACTATTTAATGATGTAAAAATCAACCACAAATATGGCCAAATATGCCTAAAGTAAGCCACAAAAAATAAGTATTTTGATTAAATGATGGTCAAATAATGTTGTATTCACACCAAAGTCTGGAATTAACCTCATCATGATAAGCAAAGCTTTCCCAAAGGTTTTGTTCCATTTAGATGATGTTTGGACAACCAAATCACCCCAGGGGCAAAATGATCATTTTCTGTCAGTAGATTTATAGGAGCATTGTTGGGCTCAATTGAGCACTGTCGAGAGATCCATTGGGTTGGAAAATTTagtatatacattttttttttttcgtttataTTTATAGATCCAGGATTAGGCCAGGTCGGGCTCAGACTAAGGCCTCAACCTAAGTCTAGCCCAGAATTCTCAATCTTGGACCGGCCTGTTTGCTAaaaaagcccaacccaacccatgtTGGGCTCAGGGCTCACCGGCCAAACTCGCAAGGCCAGGGCATTTGTTACCTATCCAATAATGGCTATAGCAATGATCAAATCAGATCTCCATGTTGGGTACATGAATTGAAACTGGATCCTTTAGTGCCACTGGAGACTCAACATGCATCCAATAGTTGGGAGAACCCAAACACACAGCCCAACACACTGGCACGTATCCTCATGCGTTCCCAGTTGTTGGATAAACTCCGGACTTCCAGTGGGAAACGATCGTAACAGGCCGCGCCTGGGCGTATTCTTGCATCCAAACACTCCCGTCACCGGTCTGTCTGCACGGCTATCTTAGAAATCttagaaataggaaaaaaaaaagaaggaaaaaggagcCTTTGAAGAAAAACCTTCAGCCTTCGAAGAAGAAGCTCAGAGAGTAGAAAGTAGAAAGTGTAATTTGGTATCCATTATCGATGGGATATGTTCAAGAAGCCAGAGAAAATCATGTCAAGAAGAAAGTAGAAGAAGGTATCTCATTTCCAATTTCTGGGtttcttttttctgaaaatctTTATAATTTAATCACGTTAGTCAACTTCTGTTAATTTTAAGGGTTTGATAGTAACTGATGCTCATTTCATTTGGTGTGTCTAGAACTTCTTTTGTAATGTAGTCTTCATGGATATTTGATCGCTCAACATTGTACATACCGATTTATGCCTGCTTTAGTTGAACTTACATTTAATGGAATGCTGAAAGAGTAAATATTTcgaattttttcttaaatttttattgTATCGGGAGTACGAATCTCTGAATCAATACTTAAAATTGATTACAGAATGAAACCGAAAATTTCAgggggaaaaaagaggaaacaagGAAAAGACAATTGAAATCAGTCCAAACACAGATGGGGTTCTTCTAAAACCATTTCAATTGGATTTGTAGAAGCTTATCAATCAAATAAATACAATTACAGTGAAGCTACATAATaatgcttttaatttttaaggTGATCATTCTTAAGGGTTAAGGTGAATGTCACTAATCTGCCAAATATTATCATTTACAATTCAACCCAATTCATCTAAGCCTTATTCCTAATGGGGTCAGTTACATTGATCCTGTTTTGCCATTCAACTGCAAGTTATCAAGTTTATAAATTTTAGTTCTGATTTATATTAACCCATGGTTATTAAACTTTACAGCTTTACGTAGCAAAATGAAGCAGAAGGCGCTTAAAGAATGTGATCAATACACTAAAAAGTATGCTGAATGCGCTTTAGGAAGAACATTATCTGTTGTCTGGCAGTGTCGCAAACAGGCGAAAGAGTTGAATGATTGCCTGCATCAGTAGTAAGTTTAATTGCTACCACACAATTATTTTTTTGCATTTGAATGAACTTCCCTTTCACTTTAGTCATCACTTACATTACCATTTGATCAAATCACATTTATGAACAAATTACTAGATGCTAACTGAGGGGTATAAATCAATTAGTAATTGAGCTAAGAACAGGTTGTTGACATAGTATTTTCTCACAAGAAATGAATATTGGTTGCCTGTTGAGAAAATGTTAAATATGGTGTTCTACTGGATAATGTTAACATCATGATCTATTTGGATCCAGTAAGGgttaatgaaaattttcctaGTGATTCATGGGGTCTTACTTGAGGGCAGTTACTAATAATGGAGACATCTAAGATTCATGGGCTGTTGGTTTGAACATTTCTGTTATGATTTTGCTTTGAAAATTTCCAGAGTACCTCTTCGTTTGGAGGTCACTTGGACTCTCATCCAAAGTTCACTGACATAAGGCATGGAATTAAATTTCTTATGAGAGAGAGCTTGTTTTCCCATCCAATACTTgcgtttttcctttttcacccCCTTAAGTCCACTTCCGGTTGCACTTTGTTTGGGAAAATGGTCAGAGAGAAATGAGAGGAAGTTCCAAGGATAATTGGTACTGAATATGATGGAATCAATTCATCCCTAAGGAAGGTTTCAGATTCTAACCCCACAGGCAGAATTGTAGTGCATGAAATGAGGCCAGAATATGAGAAATTTAATAGCAGTCAATCAATGCTTCAGATCAGCATTCCAAGTGAGGTTGAGTATAGGAGAACAACATCCCAAAATTTGGCTTCGATCCAATAGCAGGATTGAGAGATATATGAgggaaaccaaaatcgaaactaTGATTCCATATTTAGAAACAAAACTATATCATCACTACCACACAACGGAACAGCATCAAACCTCGTCAAATTCCCCATTCAACATGAAGAACACAATAACTAAAGACCAGCATCATCCATTGGTCATATTGCTCACTACATCAAttcaacaaaatagaaactatataTCAGGATTTAGCAACTAACAAGAACAGTCAATCCACAAGCCTGATCCGGGTCAAACTTTAACCAACTGGAATGTCTAGCCACTGGGTCTTAACCCCAAATATCATAAAGATTCAATGGCTAGATGATAAGATATTACCAGGTTAAGGTTGCACCAAAAAACACCAAAACAGAGGTGCCGCCAGTCAGTATATGTGGGCAGCAGAGGCACTGCCAGATCCAACCCTTCCAGTGATAGTGGTAGTGTAGCTGGACCAAAGCCAAGCTGCATACAAAGCCGATACAGTGTAGTCGTGTGGATGGATACCGAAGCCAAGCAGATATTGTGAGATTCACATGTATATGTATACAACACCACAGCCAAAGAAGTCCTTTGGAGAAGATGGCCTCATGTATATGATGAGGGCTAACGCTGGTTTCCATGATTATCCCAAAAAGAGTGGGAAGCATTAATGATTCAGCAGCAACCATAGAGAACACACAAAAAATAGGGACCTATTGTGTCTTCTTTGACAGCAAATAAATATGTACTAAAAAAGGATCTACTCAAATATTCTCTGCAATTTGGTTCAACACTTATCAACTCTTGATGTATGTAAGAGAGCCATTCGAACCAGCCAGGCTGGTTCAGCTCTGATTTGGTTTTCTTTGGTCCAGCCTTCCCATCGAACCAGCCCAGATTTGGTTCAGATCTGGTCTTGATGCCATTGATCCAACACAGCAGGGTGGATTTCCTCTCCATCGAGTAAACAAACTTTCTCCCAGATTTTGTCTTTATGTGGTTCTTCTAGAAGGCCTACAGCTATCATGATGCATTACGTGCTTATGTGTACATTGTTGGATTGTAATGGGTTTGAGGGGTGCAAGTCAAAATTCCTCACCTATGAGAGACATGAGGACTAGTATTTTGATGGTTAGCACACATAAGGTGTGGGAAGCCATCCATGAAATGACCCTGTATATATTGAGTGTTGATCATAATGACTAATTTTCCATTGCTAGTGACTTGGCAATTACGGAACTGTACGTGTACCTACAAACTTCCAGTTTGGAAAGATTCATTATCAAATAGGTTTAACAGAAACatgttttattaattaatataaaaaaaattatctattttctctttttgcaaAATCAATTTTGAATTGCCTATGAAATGggaaattttgtatttttgttcCCTATTTCTTGTTTGGGCCTTGACAGGTACCTGTCAAGGTAAGCCCAAGGGGCATTTTGGATGTGGACATTAGGTGACTAACATCTCATTTAGAGAGGCAATTTATGACCGGTCATTTCCACCATTGAGATAGGTTTATCTCAAAGTATCATAGACAAGGGGAATGAAAAGCTCGAAATACTAGGTTGTGGTATACCTGTCCAGTTGGGGTGAGCAACCTAATTGCTTGTGAGATCCTTGGAAGTGACTACATTGTTCTTTTATCATCTACAATCCTCTTTTATAATTCTTTCAACAAGGCCATAATCTCCAAAAGGTATGTCATTTTCATTTGTTCTTATTAAACAATCAATTGAAAGGAATATATTTTAGGaccttttattttatgagtTTGAATCAAATGATTTGTTGTACGTGATTctcctaagattttttttttaacaaaataagCATGATAGCTCTGCTAGACTCTTATGTCCTAACTCCTAAATGATTccatttagtgtttatggtctgtggattgtatattcttttaattgtccttttgattgatttgattatgtgtttgtatatatatttaacTGAAGATCTTTTTTGTTTGACTTCCAGTGGATGATGACTACTATTTTGTCATCTCAATGAAAAATCTGGTTTTGATCTTGAAGAGTGTtgattttctttagtttttgttTGCTATTTCACAAGAAAGCTAAAAAGATCCACCATATAGGATGTGTAGTTGATGCTTACATGGGACAATCAATGATATTTTGTATTGAGAATTAAAAagtcattttggaatttgaaaagACATTGACAAATGGAAAAATGTTATTAgaagtggggaaaaaaaattggaattgagAAACTCATTGGAATTTGAAAGATGTTTGAAAAGGACTTATTAAAAGTTGAAAAAGTTTTTTGATATTTAGAAGgcatttttgaaatttgaaactcaCAAAGGTTATATTGAATGCTAAAAAAGGCATCATTACAACTTGTTATTTCAAAAGTGAGATGATTTGAATAAAGCTTATGTATCATAGATTGCTGGCTCAATTAGCCATTTTCTAGCCATTGGACATGTAGCTCAAGCCATTTATTATGAAGCTTTATTtaatcaaactttttttttttttttttaattaaagattctttgaatttttcttgttggGCTTTGCTTAACCCATTCATGTCAATTCATTTTGgaccaaataaaattaaataattttttgttccGCATATGCCCTCAATTTTAGTGGAAGTTTGTTTTGGCATGTGTTCTATTGATGCATATACCTAATCCTAGTGGTTTCAGTGGGAGTATAGGTTTGGGCATTTGGAGTTGATAGTTTTTGGGATGCCTTTTTCATTGTTACGCTGCTTAGACATGATGACACTAATCGGTTAATCACGTGGATGAGATATCCTTGGATTGATAATTAATTTATGCATTATGGTCCTTGAATAACTGAATTTTTTCCTATACCCATCGGATACGAAGAGGGTTAAGATATCATAAAACTGTTTAATTTTGCCACATTATGTCCAATGTTTATTTTTGTGTAAAGCTGTAATGGGTCTTAGTCCCCAAGCTTATTATGCATGTTGCATGCTTACGATAGATGGCCAATTCTTGAACATATCTGGTATTATGAAAAATTGCATCCTTGCTGGACCCAATTATACTGAATGGAGGCATAGAATTGTTTTGTTCGTCGGCtttcataattattttctttatattaaaGAGGATTGTCCTCCTGTACCAAGTGCACATTCTACTAAACTTGCTAAGTACACTGTTAAGAAATGGATAGAGACTGATAATAAGGTGAAATATTTAACTTTGGGATACATGACAAATTCTCTTACGGTTGGTTTGGTTATATGAATAGCCCCTCTGCTAATGCTATTCAAGATAGTATTGAACTAGAATTTGGCAAGAAATCAAGCCAACATATTGAAGTCTCGTGGGAAAAGTTCGTTAGAACTAAATTATCAGAAGAAGAGATGCTAGAGAGCATGGGAACAAGATGATTCATATTGCTGATGAATGAGGTCTTCAAAGAAGAATAGGTGATGAGAAAACAAAGATATCTACTATCTTTATCCTCTTTGCCTTATTCTTATGAAACTAGAAGGtattatattttgtttcttgtttggaatttggattaGACTGTGGATGACCACTTATCCAAGGTCACTAGTCATGAAGATGTTAAACTAGAAAGAAGGATTTTGCAGTTGATGCTATAGAACAGATTCTAGATAGACTCACTAATGGAAAGAATTAtcggaagaagaaaaattttaacCATAGAAATAATATTgacagaagaaaaagagagccAAAGTGAAGCAATATGTGGAGTTTTAACAaat is a window from the Macadamia integrifolia cultivar HAES 741 chromosome 5, SCU_Mint_v3, whole genome shotgun sequence genome containing:
- the LOC122078536 gene encoding uncharacterized protein DDB_G0275933, producing the protein MGYVQEARENHVKKKVEEALRSKMKQKALKECDQYTKKYAECALGRTLSVVWQCRKQAKELNDCLHQYTNDSVLEEMKREYTLQQEGK